A genomic region of Merismopedia glauca CCAP 1448/3 contains the following coding sequences:
- a CDS encoding serine hydrolase, which produces MNFFRSDTTLEQLGNEILETTWEKFPNLARDRMAMTWVVYDPPIPVNTGGAITAGEFWRYSVRGFDYRGVERIYPASIVKLFYLVAAHEWLDKGMAATSAELERAMRDMIVNSSNDATSLVVDVLTGTTSGPELPSGPFETWQYLRNLINRYYQSLGWSEMANINVNQKTWGDGPYGREMEFVGKLRENRNMLSTNATARLLHAIVGGIAVSSQRSLSMMNLLKRSVKDTQTEEQQISGFLGEGLAANAQIWSKAGWTSQMRHDAAYIEIPNLLPYLLVVFTEGQSSPQQKQILPFISQQIAQAMISLS; this is translated from the coding sequence ATGAACTTTTTTCGCTCTGATACCACCCTCGAACAGCTAGGTAATGAGATTTTAGAGACTACTTGGGAGAAATTCCCTAACCTAGCCCGCGATCGCATGGCTATGACTTGGGTAGTTTACGATCCGCCAATTCCAGTTAATACGGGTGGGGCGATTACGGCGGGAGAGTTTTGGCGCTACAGCGTCAGAGGGTTCGATTACCGAGGTGTAGAGCGAATTTATCCAGCTAGCATCGTCAAACTGTTCTATTTAGTCGCGGCTCATGAATGGTTAGATAAAGGAATGGCGGCGACTTCTGCTGAGTTAGAACGGGCGATGCGGGATATGATTGTCAATTCGAGTAACGATGCGACTAGTTTAGTGGTAGACGTACTGACAGGTACTACTAGCGGTCCTGAATTGCCTTCAGGACCTTTTGAAACTTGGCAATACTTGCGGAATCTGATTAATCGCTATTATCAATCCTTGGGTTGGTCAGAAATGGCTAATATTAACGTGAATCAGAAGACTTGGGGCGATGGTCCCTATGGCAGAGAAATGGAGTTTGTGGGCAAGTTGCGGGAAAATCGGAATATGCTCTCGACTAATGCCACAGCTAGATTATTGCACGCTATTGTCGGCGGGATTGCGGTGAGCAGCCAGCGATCGCTCTCTATGATGAATTTGCTTAAGCGTTCTGTCAAAGATACTCAGACAGAAGAACAGCAAATATCTGGCTTTTTAGGCGAAGGTTTGGCAGCTAATGCCCAAATATGGTCTAAAGCTGGTTGGACTAGTCAGATGCGTCACGATGCTGCTTACATCGAAATTCCCAATTTATTACCCTATTTATTAGTAGTGTTTACAGAAGGGCAATCGTCACCACAACAAAAGCAGATTTTACCGTTTATTTCTCAGCAAATAGCTCAAGCTATGATTTCTTTATCGTAA
- a CDS encoding class I SAM-dependent methyltransferase, whose product MNESEIQNLRDKVKELATESIDKSQPYSWFETLYQQAAKDPNKVPWAKLKPHPELSIWLGNQSVVQGEKSALVIGCGLGDDAEALQAFGYNVTAFDVSPTAIAWCLERFPNSQVNYQVADLFELPENWLSAFDLVYECRNIQALPIHVRNAEGIEVRSLAISVVTSLVKLGGKLLVITRTRPSDSLPEGPPWGLSSEELEEFVNLGLTKIGDRAFLDEREIPHTSRLFTRIPIL is encoded by the coding sequence ATGAATGAATCAGAAATCCAAAATCTGAGAGATAAAGTCAAAGAATTAGCTACAGAATCAATCGATAAATCTCAGCCTTATAGTTGGTTTGAAACTCTTTACCAACAAGCAGCAAAAGATCCTAATAAAGTTCCTTGGGCGAAGTTAAAACCGCATCCAGAGTTATCTATTTGGTTAGGGAATCAATCTGTTGTTCAAGGGGAAAAATCTGCTCTAGTTATCGGTTGTGGTTTGGGTGATGATGCTGAGGCTTTGCAAGCTTTTGGATATAATGTAACCGCTTTTGATGTTTCACCGACAGCGATCGCTTGGTGCCTGGAAAGATTTCCTAATTCTCAAGTTAATTACCAAGTAGCAGATTTATTTGAGTTACCAGAAAATTGGTTATCTGCTTTCGATCTAGTATATGAGTGCCGCAACATTCAAGCATTACCTATTCATGTCCGAAATGCTGAGGGAATTGAGGTGCGATCGCTGGCTATTTCCGTAGTTACTAGTTTAGTAAAACTTGGTGGCAAACTATTAGTAATTACTCGCACGCGCCCCTCTGATTCACTTCCTGAAGGTCCTCCTTGGGGATTATCATCGGAAGAATTAGAAGAATTTGTCAATTTAGGATTGACAAAGATTGGCGATCGCGCGTTCCTAGATGAGCGGGAAATTCCCCATACTTCGAGATTATTTACCAGAATTCCAATTTTATGA